The nucleotide window gtgaaaactagtctttgacaattaccaatagtgtccactgtctttaaacaaacttttgatttttacGAGTTTTGAAATTTGAGTTAACAACCTTATAGCACTGAGCCAATGATTAATTTTAGGTACAACTTCCCTGAATGgttcaataataatataatataaagaataagaagttattttcatcttactGTTGAAAAGAAGAACTCCACTGTAATGTTGGAAATTGGTCTGTTTCCTGAATTATAGTTGAGTTTATTTCCAATCCAAGATTCTGTATCAATTTCTCGCAGTTTCGtctttgaaggaaaaaacaaaataatcatcattACTTTGGTGTGATAGGAATATTCAGAATCTAAATGACTGATTCAGAGATATTCTGTTGGTCCTACTAGCtacacattaaaaacaaattataagatAAACATTACAGAAATCAAAAGTCAACTATAGTACGCTTTTAATTGTGTAaggaaaaaatgttttttgaagTTTACAATACCAAAAAACTTAAATAATGACATTTGAGTAAGAATTTGGGAGGCTGATCATCTGTATTTTGagctgagaagctgaattgTGAATGACAAGGCTACATTTTCttacaggcatgcaagggcacatgcggtaataattaataactagttcttatatagcgctttttacaaAACCGTATCATTGAGTTTACATTTAGTatcccagccgtcgatttcacaaaactcttcctaacttaagactaatcttaggacttagaacgagtcccaaccctgcactgtagcatgcagacctttagattaatcctatgttaggaagagttactcgtcctaactcgagataagacgagtcctaactctttgtgaaatcgacggcagggtcattgggccaatatcaTTCCTTGTAGCCATCAGCCACATTGACCCATATATGAAcacagagcacagccaaagatcaaAATATTTTTACAGCGGGAGTAAAACCCTCACAGCATAGGAGAAAACCAATGAAATTTACAGTATGCCAAAGTGCTGAGATGGACTTTTAAAAAATAcctttattttatatattttattttactttttaaaaatcaactgtaaataaatacaaactaaGGTGGTATAAAAGCCACATTTCATTAAGGTGATCCCATTGCTGCCACTTCCCacggttgttggttcaaatcccgcacAGTCGGTTTAtctttgttcaacaccaaaTTATCTTAAAcctacctagtcagtttcccttgtggtttataacttgataaaTAAAGGTGAAATCAAATGAACATCTTGTACTTACCAAGCCCTGATACTGCCAATCGTCTATACCCAAATACAATAAGTTAGCAACATCTTTAATCTGAACATGGGCATTATCAGGAGCCAATACGGCATCTCCCCATGCCAGGCTAATTGGAGTGATGTCGCAGGATCCATTGTTCAAATTGATTCGGTAAGTCAGTCCTgcaaaaaagagaaaatcaaaCGTTCATGGtatttttaaaagagaaaatacTTAGTAAAACCTTGAAAGATAAACAATACTTTTAAAAACtcttaaaacacaaaattagAAGTAGTTACAAGTTTAGCTCTAAGCTGCATCACCACTGGCATTCTAGCTTTCTCCTagagacgagcagagtatactcttCCAAATGTCGacaccacaccggctcttttcagagccaacccTTCTCCAAAAAAGCTTGTACAAATGGTTGTACCCAAAAAATTACTATTTATAGTTATTTTTACCCTACATCTTTTCAAGTATGGAAAGCTTTGAGGGGTTTTCCTgtcaaatttccacgtgattttcaggataagcaaacaacagctgaataccagtaacacgcaatatgcaacaaatggaaattcggttggtaatcctgtttttatcaaggaagaaatttcatgttaagcaaatttattttgcttagcagctctatgaaattgggcccaggtgtaaGTTAAGTAAAATTTAAGTGATTTTTTTACCTGTATTGAAATCATCCAGAGAGTGGAATTTTGTTGGAGTTCCAGAGATCAGTAGAGTGTAGTAAGTGGCACTCATCTTAGACTTATAGTTGTAAGCTTGctgcaaataaataacataacataattaaaagattttttttttacttactcCAAGTTCTTCAGTctaaaattatgataaattttatgatgaacattttcaaaacaattcaCTGCACAACTGGCTTGATTTTTCATCTCAACCAGAAAGAGAAGGTTACAGCTGAtgataatgaaaagaaaaaacctcaGGACCCAGTAAATTTGACTTGATGTGAAATGGTTCATACACTAAAATGAAAATTAGCAAGTCGGttttccatcaagatcataacAAACCTATAGAAATTATTTTGGATTGAGTCGAGTCAATTAAGAGCTTTGCGAAATAAAGAATCGGGTTCCCTAAAATGACAGGAaaaagattgttccaaatcagcTTTTCTAATTTAGCTTTTCTAATTTGTTTACCAAAAACTTTGTTTGCACGGAGACTACTCAAGTGAGTGATGTCAGTGTGGACTTAAGAAAGTGTACaggagtgtaatgtgacagttaATTTGAAAAATATGTAGAAGTAGTTTTGTTCAAGGAGCAAGCTTAAAAAGAGTCTGTTCGCTAATCGGTAGACAATGAAAATATCTTCATGGTTAaactcaaacatttaaaaaaatgtttagtgACATGAAATATTCTTTTGTACTACCTGCTCATCAGGATGAATAAGTTAACGCAcagatataaaaaaattgttgactcTTTACAAGTTGAACAATAATAACATATGAAAAGGGTAACCAGTGAGAATTTTCTTAAGGTCAGTATACTCACTGTTGCATAAAAGACGTTGTGGCGTTTTGTCGATACCATTTCCCAGTTTACACTGAAGTGATCAGGAATAGCTGGGAATGGTTTGGGGCTTTTACGACCTGGACAGACCACTCCAAGATGAGGCTAACATTTAGGAgaatcaaaaagaaaagaattacTTTCAAAACAACCTTGTTCATTTTTAATACCCTTAAatggatgtgtgttagcaatgtatGATCAGTTTACTCTCCTGATTTCATTGAACAATCAcattggtgggattcgaacccacaacctttacaATTCTATAGCAGTGttcttttacaacagcttttgTTTTTCTCGCGTAAAATAAATGAAACCCCACAATGAAAGATAGTAAGATCAACCTACTTGAGTTTCAGACAAAACATCTCTATCACAACTTGTTGAACGAAAATGGCTTGATCTTTCAGAATTTTGGACTTTGAAGGAATTGTTTTAACGTATGACCCAGTGGTGTAACCAGAAGGGGGAAGGGGATGGAAGCCTCCCCCCTTGCTCAGAAACGTTGTGTGTCCCCCCCCTTCTTCCCCCGGCTTAAtgagatttgttttaaatgcaCAAATGAATGGTTCAATAAATTAAAATGCCTCTCCCCTAAGAAATGtattccccctccccccccacccaaaaaataaaaatgtagtgGTTACATTACTAGAATGGCCAATCTTAGCTTGGGCTCAGTGGAACCAAATGAGCCGAGTAATAACCCCATATGTTTGCTGCAACCTGACATATCTCAAACTTTCTCAAATTGgcagctacagctacagctgtCACTAATGGTGTTGCTAAGCATGCTGTGATATACTTCAATGAATGATGACTCGAGAATCTAGCCACAGTTATAGCTGTAGCCGCTCCTTCAGACACTGCCTAAATTTACCTCAAATGAACGGTCAGGAAATTCTGGATGGTACTGCACATCAAAGAATTCATACACATGGCTGTAGTTATGGGTTCCATTCAAAGGAACAACTTTCCCATGTATGAACTCCTGATTAGGAGCTGAAATTTAAAAAGATAGAAATTTGACAGTAATTTCATTCAtagaatttaatttaaattttaccacatactaaaaatattttgtaaatgtCGACTCAAAAaggatacatttggtaatctcttaaaattaatagcaaaaaaaatgtttggttagaagcctactgtagcttttgatataaagcattttgagaaacattttactctgaagaaatgtagttttaaatgtaaaaatgcatgttttatgccccaaaatgtaAACCAGTAATATCAATTCTCAGATGgcttacggattattcttcataAGTGGACATAATTTGCTCCTGATTTGTGAACtgtttgaaatgaaataattttattaatcacatgttagttttattgtaaacgACTACATTTATGTGTAGgatcaaaacaattgaatggtttaaaaaaaaaatttgaaatgaacttatcacatgttagttttattgtatatgaCTACATTATTATGTAGgatcaaaacaattgaatggttccaaaaaccaccttttgaaatgaaatgttcacatattatgTTTGTGTACATCTACATATATGAAGGATGCACGCCTACACACGCCTAACCGAACACCCAACCATCAGAACACTCTCATCTGCTCACAACCGAACTTTCTCCTTTATTTCTCCGCGaatatggaacaacctcccagtcCGCATCAGAAATTTAACTCTTTGCCATTATTCgaaaaaatctctcaaaactcacttgtatcagatgtaatttgttgtatttatagttccattggttttgctctttccagcgctttgatcttgatgtaaaggcgctttataaatatttagttgtatgtatgtatgtatgtataaggattaaaacaatcgaacggttccaaaaaacaCACTTGGCTGTTATATGTAGAATGAGATGAGATTACCTCTGCCGTTTAGCTCCAATCTTAATGGTACCTCCCTATCACCATATGCACCAGAGTAGTTGGCTACAGTGAAGTAGTAATCCAGCAATGATGTACTTCCTTGTTTCTCCTGGTACAGACAACTCTGCCAATGGTTTGCTGGTATACCTCTAATGGTCGTCTGTCCCATGTAGGTCTCATTATACTGGGCGCCAAAGCGGAATATATCATTGACGTTACCAATGTGAGCTGTGCCGTTGACTATCTGGAAGCCATAGATGTTGAAACTGCTCGCAGTGAGATTCTCTACCCTGCAACTACCATCTGTGGAGAAATTTGTTGAGATTTTGAATTTCATTCAAGATGGTTGCATATTTTCTCAGGAGATAATAAGGGCCTTGTCAAGAGGCAACTTCTAAAGACAAAttagaggcaaccaactgcagggCAAATAAGATATATTTTGGCATTTAAATTTACCCCCCccaaatgtttgttgaaaatttcattgttggcctttttttcttgtttattcAATTGATTTGCATTGATTTTAAGGTAGGCTATAAATTGTAAGAAATTTAATTTTGTCCTATGATCCCTTCCCTTTCATTAAACTTTAAaggctattggtaattactcaaaacaattattagcataaaagcttacttggtagcgtgtaatggagagctgttgaagaatacatagtttttgagaaagaagtaattttccacaaatttgatttcgagacctcagaattagattttgaggtatcgaagtccagcatctgaaaccaaacaactttgtgtgacaagggtgtcattattatctcgcaactttgacgacccgcaggttttgctattttatgcaaatgttgaaatacaccaagtgagaagactggtctttgacaataaccaaaggtgtccagtgtataattaaattgttttacCTGAACCAACATGGAATATCTCCTCCGTTGTGTAACTAACAACAGTTTGTGAAACTGCACCTTTCCATATGTTGTTTATTGCTCCACGATTACTGACTCCATCATAGAATTCTATCACTTCAATCGTATGATTCCATCCTTGGATATTAGCCTCAACCTGTAATTAGATTTGAAAGGGCgtattttgaagaagaaaaaactgttATGCAAGCGTACAAAAAAACCATAATAACAAGGTGAgcaaatataattagctgtttcaatctgcttaccaaccaaaaggacctatggcaATTAAAAGATAAACGAAAGAACAATTGAGTTAAGTTTTAATTTGAAAGCTATAAGTTCATAATTATTAGACAAATTTTTCTGAAAAATATTTTCCTCTGAAATGATTCATATTCGAGGAAAATATGAACacctttaaaaatgcaaaatgtgtttAATGCTGGATATTGTggtttttcacctttttttcccTTTAATTTAGTGTCCATCATCACTTTATTTTACACTGCTTTCACCATTCCTGTTTATTGTCTGCTTCACTCAGTACAAATTTGTAATATTGTACTTAACATAATATAGATAAATATTTAATGTAATTTAGTTGGTAACCAAATTCCTTTCATGgactttttatttgatttttctttatataaaataaactaaaattaaatttaaatgaattttgCATTCACCCTTAGCATGTATTGTTCTGGTAGGACTGGGAGAGGGGGTCCAACGGTTGGTCCATGGAAGGTGCATACATCACTGTCAGGTTGTGATTGAACTCCACTTATGAGGCATAGGGCAGCTAGAAGAACCAAAAGTGCCGCCATGGTCGTCTTCTAAAACTAGAACACACAATTGAACAAAAGGAGAAATACATCATTTTGTTGTCTCTAATAGATGGAAACTTGCATCCagtataaagaatattaattttgattttacctgtatacactgatgtgtgttagcactgtatttcAGTACTTTCTCAAGCTCAGTGAAAAATATCATAGGCATAtattactcgggtaggattcaaacccacgaccgttgAAATTCTTAGAGCACTGtcttaaataaataatacaatgaTAAGTAAATAATACAATTATGTTCCACCATTGAGCACCATAAAATCATTTTCATTGCttagaaatattttgttatcgagtaataaatcacaagggaaatCGACTaggtaattatttttattaatttaggtCTTGCAAAGAACAAATTGACTTGCaatgagtgggatttgaaccaaagacctccagattaaaGTGCTGACTCCATGCACCAAATTGATGTGAAATGTATTACTTTTTAGAAAGTGTATTGTTTTTACAAGTAGGCCTAGTTTATTCATTACCGTTAACCAGAAAAGTTTGtgtcctgccaccactttttaattcgttatgaaatcaataaaaacgatatctaatttactcaaatgagatatattccttcttttttttctttttttagaaatgggtGGAAAGTGACAAGAAAAGATATGTCTCTATTAACTTTACCCAATACATGCAACTTTTCAACCATCCTGGTGTACagacgtccccccccccccccgcgggAGTGTTACTGGTAATTAGAATATCTAATTACATCCATAATTCTATCTCTGGTCTGACCATTTAGAAGTCCTTGATCTATGGTCTGACCTTGGTCACAGCATAGCAGTTTGCGACACATAAGGGCTTTTGTTTACACTCTCAGCGCCAACCATCTCGATAGCTCTGAAGACCATCAAACCAAACCATGGTCACTCCTAATTTAATTTCTGCCTCCATGATTCAACCGCTCTTACTCCATAGTTGAACCAAACACAGTCATCATAGCCGTGCAAACAAAACACCCCCATTAAAAACATGCCCTATACTACATTGTcatatcatagagcaaggagggAGACAattagagcaaggaccagataTATCCAGCGCTTGGGCCGGCTGGCCACTCAATTATCACGAAAGGGAGTTTGCATTATCCTACTCAAAACCGAggcaacaaaataattatacaaacagTGCTCTCCTAATTTCGGTGATCCCTAATTTCTACTTACTTTGAAGACAGTAGATCAACTTCCTCCACGATCGAGTGATGATGACGATATTGATAACAAACAACGATACACCAATGACAATCATGCGTACCTGGCCTAGTATTTTGTAGTGGCGGTACGACAGGTGCGGTTTATTGAGCTGTGCAGTGTATCAAAACGGCTCACTGCACACAAGCTGCGCGGTCTAATAAGCACACAACAATAAAACCTGATGTTACGCAAGCATAATCATAAAGGCAAGATACATCACGTGAAAGTTATTATTAGGCTATTTATGTACCAAGTACTACATGTAAACACTATTTACAAAATACGTGACTTTCATAGCATGATATTATGAAAACAAGTACTATCTGGTATATAAATATATTCTGTTATGTAACAATGAGTTGGTTGCGATAATCGATATGTCAGGAGGATGGGGGTTACCGCAATCATGGAGTTTCTTGAATACCCGGTTTCTTCCTCCAGAGCTCCAGCATGCTAGTGctacaatcatggaggaagaaaactaAATAGAGGTAAAATCATATCATAGAGGAAGATGCTCAGCAATGGTAATATCGGCGCCCAAACCAGCACTGCTTTCTGTGGAGGCACCTCTCAGTACAAATAGATCATAAAAAAACATCTGAACATCAAGCAGatcattatacaaaaataattaatgcaTGGTGTTGCCAGAACAAATTGATACATaaccatacaatgcctcaaatcccttTTTTACGGATAGACTCTGCTAACTgggtcataaaaaaaacatattaaacaaaattgtttaaacaaaattattaaaagaaaaagacaCAACTTGTAGACCCGAATATGATCATACATTTtccatgataataattattcaaaGGCCTACCAAAGAAAAAATGataacttatcaaattttcttttaaaaaatgtattctgCCAAGTGTGTAATTAAGTTTGCTGATTGATTTAGCTGAACCTGAGACTAGAACACCTCCAAAAACAAGTCAGGGAATTCCATTTGTGGGCCGTACATGAATATGGGggtactaataataataataattgtggcttcttatatagcgcacatgtccgtcacccagtgacgctcctggcgctgttacaacagtatttcctgccagatgtgggactaagttttgaattatgagacctaattctgatagcaccatgtaatgctttacacgGTGCTGAggcgcaattttgctgccgatcggaccaccaggaacaccggggcgaaccccttctcttttcgataagtgcgctgggttcttttacatgcgttacataacacatgggaccaacggcttaacgtcccatccgaaggacctTTTAGTTTTTGGACCCGTTCGATTGTTTGAATCACTGATAACTAACCAGcgaaaacttcatttcaaaaggtagtaGCGTGTTGATATATAGCCAAAAATCATGCTGGAAGAATAGTcagtaattggaatacacaataaGGTTTCTCAAATTcatttttgggggataaaaactatCAATATCTAATTCCATAATCATATTCCTTTGATTCTCAAATtgctttatactaccaaaagctgctgtacttctaagaaaaagtttttattttgttatatttctCTTCATTCTCAACTTTTTCCAACTTTACTatgttcttaaagacactggacactattggtaattgtcaaagaccagtctcacttgctgtatctcaacatattcataaaataacacaacctttgaaaatttgaactcaatcggtcatcgaagttgcgagatatgaacggaaaaaaccacccttgtcacacgaagttgtgtgctttcagatgcttgatttctcgaaatcaaattcgtggaaaattacttttctcgaaaactacattacttcaaagggagccgtttctcacaatgttttataccatcaacctctccccattactcgttaccaagtaagattttatgctaataattattttgagtaattaccaatagtgtccactgcctttaactcattTCTGCAGTGCTTGTTATTTTGTCATACTGAATCAAGACAAAGAACCACATTTGAAACGTAACCTACTTTTAGTTTATTTCAATTAAACACAACAatacaaactcttttcaaaatCATTTGCATAGTACCATAACATCAACTATTTACAAGGTAAAACTCATtgttaaaatatacaaataattaataatgtaCAGGTTATTTATACAACAGAAGACACATTATTCCCAAGGTCAACTTAAAAGTTAATCTGTGACCCAaaagtgaaataaatgtatccaaTTGAAAAAACTAAGCTGTTGCAACTTAAAACCATAGTTGCAAACTGCTGACCAACCATGGTGCATATTTGCCAAAAATGCATTTCGATcctagccttcgagaaagactcttctaGGGTCTAAAGCTCAGGTCATAAACtaattttttgaaaagtttttaaGTACCAATGGGAACAATTATCCAAAGATAGATGCCAAGAAAAGATTAAGTATAGATGTCTGCAACATACAACATGAAACTCAACAAACTGAATTAGCTCTTACAAACGGCCTGCCCTACAAGAGGTCAGTCAGTGTAAATATTTTATCAAACAGAAAATTGCCATCAAATCTTTAAAGGCAACTGACAAGTTTCTCACATGAAATTTGAACAGGTGATATATaatgttttaatagatgttaaatttgcatcggggaaaagAATATTCTGGAGGTTTTACCAATATACAacgatgtgttagcactgtgtactcagtacttatGTGAAGtgcattaataaaataaaattaatctaAATTTAATTCAGTTGTATTGTGCCCCTCTAAAATACTGAAGTTTATTCCTCGTTATAATTTCGATCAAATTTAAAGTGATCCTGCACTAAGTTTTAGAAGAGCACACTTACacaaattttttttgtaaacgataaaatgaaatgatcaaattatGTACTTACACACTTGTGTAATTTGTTTACAATAGTTTCATGTTTTCCTTTTGTATTGAGTTATCGAAAACATCATTAAACAAAATCTTTATATTAGAAAACACAAAAGTCTTTTTCTACTTAACACAAAATCTAAACCTTTACAgtgtttcaaaaaagaaaattaacacCTGTGTAAAAAAGAGTGACTAGATTCAATTAAGGCAGAGTAAAAtttacaaggttgttttttacaaaatgtacaaaaccaaaattTCATTAGGGCGAAACTTcatgaaaattaaaataaacaaaatgctaATCATAAAATAGTTTtaccaaagaaaacaataattcaAAACAGCTggcttaataaaaacaaaactttctaTGTTGTTTGATTGAGTAACATTGTTAACAGCGTACATGAACTAAGGAACTGTTCATTTTGCAAAGCGAGcttccattgaaaaatcttaaagtttgGACATTGAAaaagcaccaaggccaagaccaatgGCCATGGCCTTCATGTAATTCCAGGACTGATTTCAAGGTCATATGGTGTGTTAAAACCAATACATATGCCTGATGCTTCATTCTTGAGACAGGGCAAGGGCACCCCTAGGAGGAAATTCTAAATTGATATTAGAACATTTCAAGTGGCGCAAAGGCAACAGCCAGaggcattgaggcaattgcttccattgcctctgtgaagtattgGGCCTGGAACTCAAACAGTTCAAGGGGCaaaaaggcaatgaccagggggcatggaggcaactgcCTCCTACACCTCCGTGAAACATCAGGCctgaacatgttttgaaatGGGCGATTTCAGTCGATAATTTTGCCAGATTAAGCGACTTGGGGCACTGCTAGGATTAAAATATTCAAGATTACACTTAAATATATGCCACATTTGTTTTGCATTCAGCTTCATGCCAAAGACCTCTAGAGAACAAAAAATACATCTGTAACTCTATTTTATATTATAGCCTTTATATTATCTGGGTTTGAAGAATATAATGTCAATAAATAGATCATTTCAATAACCcttatatattatttattttgatcgACGGATATCcttatatatatttggtttgcggtaacaccatgtgtgtatctgcttgccaggtagagtttgttcttagagaactgtcttgcttaatatCCTAATATTACTGCAAGTCTTTTATATGAACACTCTTTGCAAAGCGAAAATGAGACAATAGTTTAACCCAACTTGTTCTTTAAAGTTGTTTTGTCCTTGTTTTTGACAAGGCAATGCAATTATAAGTGCTTGCAAAGAATTCAAAATCAAAGCAACACTCAAAAAGATGAAAAAGAAGAAAGCATCTTCAAGCGCAACTCTTCAGAGGCAAATATCAGTATGTAGGTTTTGAAACtgtatggtggaagtataactaagagaggtttgcaggACACCATGTGAATAGCTCTTTTGAGTGTTGGTTATGAAGAGTTAGTAAGCActatttcttttcagaaccaacattactcaagAGATACTCACATGGTGTcctgcaaacctctcttagctTCAGTACCTAACACGTAATAGTTTCATAACTACACTATcagcgttaaaggaacacgttgccttggatcggacgagttagtatataaaaagcgtttgaaaccgtttgttatgaaatgtatatggttagaaagatgttttaaaagtagattataatgatccacacaagtatcactcaaagttgcacggttttctttttacgtcgcgaactatcacggtcggccatttatgggagtcaaaattttgactcccataaatggccgaccgtgttatagacgaggtaacaagaaaaccacgcaatttcgaggcatatttgtgtagatcattgtattctacttttacatcatctttctaaccatatgcattctataacaaacggtcacaaaacgcttttcaaagaccaactcgaccgatccaaggcaacgtgttcctttaaaggcagtggacaccataggtaattactcaaaataatttttagcataaaacctttcttagtgacgagtaatagtaagaggttgatggtataaaacattgtgagaaacggcaccctctgaagcgCCATAGTTTCAGAGAAAAGTAAttatccacaaatttgatttcaagacctcagatttagaatttctaAACGCACataccttcgtgtgacaagggtgttttttctttcattcatatctcgcaagttcaatgaccgattgagctcaaattttcacaggttagttattttatgtatatgttgagatacaccaactatgaaggctagtctttaacaattaccaatagtgtccactgcctttaaagaagtaTCCCTTGATTTGCTTCTTTGTGTTTCAATGAAGCATGTTTGTTGTGAAGAATGTAGCCATTTTTGGCACGATGCCAATTTCACAAGGATTGACTTTTACATCTTCACTAAGTGACCTATCTGTCGGACCGGGCACTTAGCGTTTTCATGAAGTGACCTATCTGTCGGACCGGGCACTTAGCGTTTTCATGAAGTGACCTATTTGTCGGACTGGGCACTTAGCGTTTTCATGAAGTGACCTATTTGTGTTGTTTCGTACGGAGCACTCTGCAGGTAAATCTTGTTTCACAAAGTGACGTATATGTGTTTAGGAATTTAATACTCAAGCATGATTAAAACTTACTGTATGAGTGAAACAACTGTATGAGTGAAACAAAATCAGCTTTATCACTGTCTTAAAAAAATGTAGTAAGACTTT belongs to Asterias amurensis chromosome 5, ASM3211899v1 and includes:
- the LOC139937434 gene encoding uncharacterized protein, which gives rise to MAALLVLLAALCLISGVQSQPDSDVCTFHGPTVGPPLPVLPEQYMLRVEANIQGWNHTIEVIEFYDGVSNRGAINNIWKGAVSQTVVSYTTEEIFHVGSDGSCRVENLTASSFNIYGFQIVNGTAHIGNVNDIFRFGAQYNETYMGQTTIRGIPANHWQSCLYQEKQGSTSLLDYYFTVANYSGAYGDREVPLRLELNGRAPNQEFIHGKVVPLNGTHNYSHVYEFFDVQYHPEFPDRSFEPHLGVVCPGRKSPKPFPAIPDHFSVNWEMVSTKRHNVFYATQAYNYKSKMSATYYTLLISGTPTKFHSLDDFNTGLTYRINLNNGSCDITPISLAWGDAVLAPDNAHVQIKDVANLLYLGIDDWQYQGLTKLREIDTESWIGNKLNYNSGNRPISNITVEFFFSTATWNTEGGLKNTSNMPVMAKYQWSEKKNGTEEMVNYNYIINFFHFEANNISTSHFDLSPCFSDDDSEELAFDIANKGAYSQYILNNTIEFYHGAQYSIAKAAAVTPTRVASLFAAKGSDGGTTVFFVLLGIPWVKGNAVNMTSQTPLDEAYINLEDAVNSGQLRLDFKHKGEDVYVSPQSNSLRTEFTSDEPDDEASGFSVGTFIGFGFGMFILGGLLCAGIVFVIRKKIVEPSVPYNVQS